The genomic interval GCTCGTCCAGGTCGACGAGGTCCTGGCCGCGCAGCAGTTTGACGTAGGTGGCGTCGTCGTCGCCGGCCTCGGCCCGCGCGGTCGCCCGCTCGGTGTCGTCGGCGATCCGGAAGTTCTCCGGCAGCCCGGCGGCCCGGGCGTTCTCCCGCAGGATGGTCAGGCCGAGCGAGTGGAAGGTGCCGACGGTGACGTCCTCGGCGACCGGCCCGAGCAGCCCGTCCAGCCGGTGCCGCAGCTCCTCGGCGGCCCGCCGGGTGAAGGTGATCGCCAGGCAGTGTTCCGGATAGACGTTCAGCTCGGCGCAGAGGTAGGCGATCCGGTGGGTGAGGGTGCGGGTCTTGCCGGTGCCGGGGCCGGCGACGATCAGCAGCGGCCCGCCGGGTGCGGAGGCGGCGACCCGCTGCATCGCGTCGAGCCGGTCGAGCAGCCCGGTGCCGACCTCCTCCATGCCGGCGAGCATCGGCTCGAACGGCTCGTGCGGCGACGGCGGCGGGGCGAGCGGCGGTGCGGGTTCGGCCGGCGGGGCGGCGGCCCGGGTCCGGCGGCGCGGCTCCGCCGGGGTGGCCGGCGTCGGGGCCGTCGACCGGGCGGGCCGGGCCGGCGCCTTCGGCTCCGCGGGCGGTCGCTGTCGCGGCACGGGTACGTCGAAGAGCGCGTCAGCGAAGAGCGTCTCCGCCTGCCCGGCGCCGCCCCGGCCACCACCGCCGGAGCCGGACGACAGTTCACCGGGCTCGAAGAGAGTGATCACGCCGTACTCGCCGTCGTAGCCGGGGATCCGGCGCACCTCGCCGCGCCGGAGTCGGGTGATCGCCTCGGCGAGCGGTTCGCCGCCGACCCGGCGGATCTCGTCGACCGGCGTGACGGTGAGGATGTCCAGCTCGGCACCGAGCCCGGCGACCAGGGTGTTGAGCTGCCCCTCCACCGTCTTCGACTTCGGCCCCACACTGTTGATCTCACCGAGGATCTCAGCGAGCTGGATCAGGTGGGTGACCTGCGGCGCGTTCGCCGGCCGGTGCCCGTCCGGCCGGTCGGCGAGGTCCTCGACCCGGCTCAGTACGCCGACCGTGAGCGGCTTGCCGCACTCCGGGCAGCGCCCGCCCGCCTCCCGGGTCCGCTGCGGTTCCCAGTTGACCCCGCAGAGCCGGTGCCCGTCCGCGTGGTACTTCCCCTCCTCGGGGAAGAACTCGATCGTCCCGGCCAGCCCGTCCCCGGTACGCAGCGCTTCGCGTACCGCGTAGTAGTCGAGGTCGGTGGCGAAGAGCGTCGCCTCCCGGGCCAGCGCGGGCGGCGAGTGCGCGTCCGAGTTAGAGACCAGCCGGTAACGGTCCAGGCTGGACACCCGCCAGTTCATCTCCGGGTCGGAGGAGAGCCCGGTCTCGACCGCGAAGATGTGCTCGGCGAGGTCGGCGTAGCAGTCCGCGATCGCGTCGAAGCCGGACTTCGAGCCGAGCGCGGAGAACCACGGCGTCCAGATGTGCGCCGGCACGAGGTAGCCGTCCGGGCTGGCCTCCAGGGTGATTTCCAGCAGGTCCCGGGAGTCCAGACCGAGGATCGGCCGCCCGTCGGAGCCGATGTTGCCGATCCGGCCGAGCGTGGCGTTGAACCGGGCCACCGCGTCCAGGTCGGGCAGGTAGATCAGGTGGTGCACCTTGCGGGTCCGGTCGTCCCGCTTGTAGATGGTGGAGATCTCGACGCTGAGCATGTAGCGCATCGGACTCGCCTCGGCGACGCTGGCCAGCCGGGGTGGGAGCCGACGGGCGATGTCCCGTTCCGCCTCCGGGCTGAGCCGATAGAGGCCCGGCTCGGCCGGGTGCAGCGTCTCGCGCAGGTGCTCGTACCAGGCGGGGTGGGTGAAGTCACCGGTGCCGAGCAGGCTGATCCCCTTGCGCCGGGCCCACCAGGCGAGATTCGGCATCGTCAGGTCACGGCTGCACGCGCGGGAGTATTTCGAGTGGATGTGCAGGTCCGCGACGAAGGGCACGGCGGCGGAGGGGGAGCCGTCAGCGGGTGCGGCGCGCAACGGAGACACGCCGCATCCTGTCATGACCTTCCCGGCGACCGCGTGCCGCCACGCGCGAATGTGATTTCCGCACCCGCCGGGGTGTGGGGTCAGGGGGAGCGGAGTTCGACGAGGGTGACCTGCGGTGGGGCGCCCACCCGGACGGGTGGGCCCCAGAAGCCGGCGCCGTTGGTGACGTAGAGCTGGGTGCCGTCGATGGTGGCGTGCCCGGAGACGACCGGCTGCTGCAACCCGACCACCAGGTTGAACGGCACGATCTGGCCGCCGTGGGTGTGCCCGGAGAGTTGCAGGTCGACGCCGTGTCTCGCCGCCTCGTGCACGTTGATCGGCTGGTGGGCGAGGAGCACCACCGGACGGCTCGGGTCGCGGCCGCCCAGCGCGGCGTCGAAGTCGGGGCCGGTCGCGAACCCGAGCCCCTCACCGGCCGGGTCGTTGACCCCGGCGAGGTCGAGGGCGCCGCCCCGGGCGAGGATCTCCTCGCGGCGGTTCTGCAACACCCGCAGCCCGATCCGGTCCAGCTCGACCACCCACTCCTCGACCCCGGAGTAGTACTCGTGGTTGCCGGTGACGAAGAAGCTGCCGTACCGGGACCGCAGGTCGCGCAGGGGCGCGGCGGCGGGGCCGAGTTCGCCGACGGTACCGTCGACGAGGTCACCGACCACCGCCACCAGGTCGGCGTCGAGCCGGTTGATGGTGGCCACGATCCGCTCGGTGTGCGCCCGGCCGGTCAGTGGTCCGATGTGGATGTCGGAGACGGTGGCGATCCGCAGCCCGTCCATGCTCCGGGGGAGTTTCGCCAGCGGGATCCGGACCCGGTCGATCTGCGGCGGGCCGAGGGCGGTGCGGACGCCGTACCCGACGACTCCGGTCGCGGTGAGCCCGGCGAAGATCGCGGCGCTCCGGGCGAGCAGCAGCCGGCGGCCCGGGTCGTGGTCGGGCGCGGGTGCGGGTGCGGGTGCGGGCGTGGCTCCGATGTCCGTGCCGGCGACACCGCCGGGTGCGACGTCCGTGCCGCCGACACCGCCGGTCAGGGCGCCCTCCGACTCGACACCGACCGGGGTGGCCGCCGGTACGACCGCCCGGATGCGGCGGCGCAGCGCCAGCCTGGCCACCAGCATCGGGATCTCCAGCACGGCCAGCAGGACGAGCAGATAGAACATGACGGCGAGCCAGAGGTAGCCCGGCCAGGCCAGCCAGTAGAAGCCCTGCCGGGTGCCGACCAGTGTCGCCGGGGTGAGCAGGGCCAGCACCAGCACGGTCACGCCGCCGGCCCGGCGCCAGCGCCCCGGCCGGGTGGTGTCCCGGACCAGCCGCTTCCAGAGGTAGAGGTGGATCAGGCCGGTGACCAGCGCCAACGTCCCGACGAAGCCGAGCACACCGATCACGGGTGCCTCAGCCGCCGGCGAACGGCGGCAGGACGTCGACCGTGGCGCCGACCGGCAGCGGCGCCTGCCGGTCGTGCCAGGTGACGCCATCGACCAGGAAACTCGCCATCTTGAGCACGGTGGCCAGCCGCTCGCCGTGCCGGTCGACCAGCTCACCGGCGAGCTGGTCGAGGCTGCCGCCGCCCGGCACGGTCTCCTCGGGTACGCCGGCCGCGGCCCGCGCGGCGGCGAAGTAGCGTACGACCAGGGTCGGTGTGGAGTCCACGGTCATCCTCAGCCGCCGATCGCCGACATCGGCCGGGCCGGTTGCAGGAACGTCGGGTCGTCGATGCCGTGCCCGGCCCGCTTGCCCCACATCGCCACCCGCCACCGTTCGGCGAGTTCGTCGTCGGAGGCACCGCCGCGCAGCGCGGCCCGCAGGTCGGACTCGTCGGTGGCGAAGAGGCAGTTGCGCACCTGCCCGTCGGCGGTGAGCCGGGTCCGGTCGCAGTCGCCGCAGAACGGCCGGGTCACGCTGCCGATCACGCCCACCCGGGCCGGTCGGCCGGTGGCGTCCGTCCAGCCCTGCACGAGCCAGGTCTCGGCCGGTGCCCCGCCCCGCTCGGCCGGATCCGGCAGCAGGGTGAACTCGGCCCGCAGCGCGGCGAGGATCTCCTCGGCGGTGATCATCGTCGACCGGTCCCAGCCGTGCTGGGCGTCCAGCGGCATCTGCTCGATGAAGCGGAGCTGATAGCCGTGCCGCAGCGCGAAGCGGAGCAGCTCCGGGGCTTCACCGTCGTTGACCCCGCGCATCAGTACCGAGTTGATTTTCACCGGGGCCAGTCCGGCGGCAACCGCCCCGGCCAGCCCGGCCAGTACGGCGTCCAGCCGGGGTCGCCGGGTCAGCTCGGTGAAGCGGGTCGGGTCGAGGCTGTCCAGCGAGACGTTCACCCGGTCGAGCCCGGCCTCGCGCAGCGGCCCGGCGAGCCGGTCCAGCCCGATCCCGTTGGTGGTCAGCGAGATGACGGGCCGGGGCGAGAGCGCGGCGACGGCGGCGACGATCTCCGGCAGCCCGGGGCGGATCAGCGGCTCGCCGCCGGTGAACCGGACCTCGGTCACCCCGAGCAGGCGTACCGCGATGCCGACCAGGCGGACGATCTCGTCGTCGGTCAGCACCTCCGACTTCGGCAGCCAGGGCAGCCCTTCGGCCGGCATGCAGTAGGTGCACCGCAGGTTGCACCGGTCGGTGAGCGAGACCCGCAGGTCGGTCGCCGCCCGGCCGAACCGGTCGACGAGGCCCCCGACGTCCGGCCGGTCCGCCGACGTCCGGTCCGGTACTCCCCCGGATCGAACGGGAATGGTCATCGCTCGACGGTAGCGCGTCAGACCGACAGTGCGGCGCGAGCCGCCCTACCTACCGCATCCCGGTACGCCGCACCGAAGAGCGCGGTGTGCACGAGCAGCAGGTGGAGCTGGTGCACCGGTACCCGTTCCCGCCAGCCGTCGGCGAGTGGCCACACCTCCTGGTAGGCGTCCACGATCGTCTCCAGGTGCGGGGCGCCGCCGAAGAGCGCGAGCTGGGCCAGGTCGGTTTCCCGGTGCCCGCCGTGCGCCGCCGGGTCGACCAGCCAGGCCCGCCCGTCGGCGCCCCACAGCAGGTTGCCCGGCCACAGGTCGCCGTGGATCCGGGCGGGCGGCTCGGCGCCGCCGTACCCGTCGATCCGGGAGATCACCAGCTCGACCAGGGTGACCTCGGCCGCGGAGAGCGCGCCGTTGTCGACCGACTGCCGCAGGTAGGGCACGAGCCGGTGCTCGCCGAACCAGACCGGCCACGGGCCGGCGGACGGGGTGTTGTCCTGCGGCAGCGCCCCGACGAAGCCGGGCCAGTCCGCGCCGAAGGTGTCGGCGCCGGCCCGGTGCAGCGCGGCCAGCTCGGCACCGAACCGCGCGGACGCCGCCGGGGTGGCCTCGCCCGGCTCCACCCACTCCAGGGCCAGCAGCTCCGGCAGCGCCGCGATCACCTCCGGCACCGGGACCGCGCCGGCCGCGCGCAGCCAGCGCAGCCCGGCCGCCTCGGTGGCGAAAAAATTCTCGGGTACGGCTTCGGCGGCCCCCTCCGGCCAGGACTTGGCGAAGACGGAGTTGCCGTCGTCCAGGGTGAGTCGGGTGGCGGTGCAGATGTCGCCACCGGGCACCGGCGTCTCCCGGATCCGCTGGTGGGTGAGGAATAGCGGAAGCTGCCCGGGATGCTCCCGCAGGTACGCCAGGTCCATCTGGGCAAGGTAGCTCTTCGTCGACCGCTCTTGGCCAACCAGGTGTCGCGGCGCGGCGATGGGGAGTAGATATGAGAACGTGGCCGCCACCGCGATCCGACCGTACCGGCCGGCCGACCATCGGGCCGGTCGGCGGCTCTGGGCCGAGTTGGCCGAGCAGCACCGCGAGCTGTACGAGGATCCGACCTTCGGCGGCACCGACCCGGGCGCGGCGTTCGAGGAGTACCTGACCCGGCTGGACCTCTCCGGCGTGTGGGTGGCGGAGCGGGGCGATGCCGGCGTGGTCGGGCTGGTCGGTCTGATCATGGACGGCCGGGACGGCCGGGTCGAGCCGGTGGTGGTGACCGCCCGGCTCCGGGGCCAGGGGATCGGCCGGGCGCTGCTCGACCAGGTGGCCGAGGAGGCTCGGCGGCGCGGGCTGGCCCGGCTCACCGTGAAGCCGCAGTCCCGCAACGTGGAGGCGCTGCGCTGCCTGCGCGGCGCCGGCTACGACGTGCTTTCCGCGATCGAGTTGACCGTCGAGCTGCGGCCGCGCTCGGGTGCCCGCCGTGACCCGATCGAGCTGCACGGGCAGCAGTTCCACACCTGACCCGGAGGGCGCAGAAGGTTCCGAATGGTCAACCTCTGCCGTGCGCCCACGGCCTCTCCACACCAGGGAGAGGCCGTATTCACGTTGCGTCCTGGCGTGCACCTAATACGCTGCGTGCTGCCGGCAACACAGCGGCCCGCGCCGACCGGACTATCGCGGTCCGGCCGCACGTCTACGGGGAGGACACATGGCTGCTGCGCGTCTTCGCGCAGTCTCACGCATCCTGGCCACCACCACAGCGGCCACGGTGCTACTCGGGGCGGCGGCCGCACCGGCCGCCGCGGCGGCGAAACCGAAGATCACCTTCTCAGGCATCGCATTCGCGACGGACCAGGTCGACACCACCACCGGTGGTACGGCCGTCACCCTGAACTGGACGGTGAACGATACGTCGACCACTGCCCGCGACCTCAGCGGCAGCATCTACGTGCAGCGTTACAGCGGTACCACCGCGATCGGGCCGGTCGAGCAGATTCGGTTCGGTCTCAACGGCGGCTGGCCCGTCGTCGGGCCGCACACGGGCGGGATCGCCAGCTCCTCCTACGCGTACGACTTCCTCGTGACCGAGTACGGTCCGGCTGCGCCGGTGACCTACCGCGTCACCAAGATCACCGCGACCGACGACCAGGGCACCACGCGGACCCTGTCCGGCGCCAAGATCGACCCAGCGGCCGTGCTGGCCGCCACCCAGACCCCCGACACCGCGCCGCCGGGGATCGAGATGGTCTGGCTCGACCCGCCAACCAAGGCCCACATGTACGACGACGGCTCCGGTACAACCCTGCGCTACGGCGTAAACATCAAGGACGACCCGGGGGCGGGCTTCTGGAAGGGCCGCATCGTGCTGGACGGTCCCGGCGCCGCCGAGATCGTCGCGCCGATCACCCTGTCGTACAGCAACCAGGGCGGAATGCTCTGTGGGGACAGGCAGAACTGGGAAATTTGGCACGTTCAGTGCCAGGTGCCGGTGACGCTGCCGCCGGGTAGTCCCACCGGCGAATGGAGGGTGAAGGCGGTCAACCTGACCGACCGGGCCGGCAACACCAAGCGCTACACCGGCATCGACGTGCCGACGGTGCGGGTCACCCGCAACGAGGCGATCAGCGCCACCGGATTCGCGCTGAACCCGACACAGGTGAACAACTGGCGCGAGCCGGCGACGACCACGCTGACGTTCACCGCGAGCGGAGTACAGGGCGAGTTGACCGCCACGGTCGAGACCACGACCTGCTCGACCTGGAACCAGGTGCTGACCGAGGGACCGGCTGGCACGTACTCGCTGCCGGTGGTGATGAGCCAGCTAAGCGACTCATGCACCATCGACGGCATCCTGTTCACCGACACGGCCGGTTCGGTCTCGGTGTACGGCACCCACTACGGGGGGCCGGCGCTCGACCTGCGGGCCACTCGGGTGCCCGACCCGACCCGGCCGGTGGCGATCGCGGCGGCACTGAGCCGCACCGAGGCCGCTCCGGGGGAGGTGGCCCACGGCATCAGCGTCCATGTCACCATCGACGACGTAACGCTCGCTCCGGTGGATGGGTTCTCGACCACCATCTACAACTCCCTCGGCCACTCGGTGGGCGGCGCGTACGGCGGCATCAACGTCGGGTCAGACGGGCGCCTCTCGCTGCCCGTCAGCTTCCGCAGCCTGCCGCCGGGGACGTACACGGTGGGCTTCACACTCACCACCTCGGCCGGCAACAGCGCATCGTGGGGCTATCCCAACGGCGGTACTCCGGCACCGTCCGGGCCGCTGGTGTTCACCAGCCTGCCAGCGGCCTGACCTACCACACAGCGGTAAGTGCGGCCTGCTCCCCGTTCGGGAGTGGGCCGCACCTTTTGGCTATTCGAGTGCCGGCCGTTGTCCTGGCCCGCGCTACCGCCGGTGTGTGATGCCCGCGACGAAGGCGTGCCAGGCGGTGGGGGTGAAGGCGAGGTTGCCGCCGTCGCGGTCCTTGCTGTCCCGGACGAGTACGCGGCCGGGCAGGTTGTCCGCGACCTCGACGCAGTCCCCACCGTTCGGGGTGGAACGTGTGCTCTTGCGCCAGGCGGCGTCGGTCAAGTCCATGACTTTGCCACTTCCTTGAGGAGGTCCAGGGATTGGCGAGCTGGCAGTGCGACTGCGCTGACACTATCCCAGACCTCGTGCAGCGTGGCGACCTGGTTTGGGCTGGTCACGGTCTGCCCCACCAGGTGGTTGTCGAGGTAGCCGACGTCCTCGGCATCGGTGAAGCTCGCGAGTGCCAGAGGGCCACCCCAGCCGAGATGCGCCGGGGCGTCGGCAGGAATCACCCGGATGGTGATGTTGGGCCGCTCCGTGAGCGTGATGAGGTGCCGGATCTGCTCCGACATGATTTCCGGCTCGCCGCGTCGAAGCGCCAGTTCCTCGATGATGGCAGAGACGCGAGGCGGGTTGGTGCGATCAAGAATGTCCTG from Plantactinospora sp. BC1 carries:
- the moaA gene encoding GTP 3',8-cyclase MoaA, whose product is MTIPVRSGGVPDRTSADRPDVGGLVDRFGRAATDLRVSLTDRCNLRCTYCMPAEGLPWLPKSEVLTDDEIVRLVGIAVRLLGVTEVRFTGGEPLIRPGLPEIVAAVAALSPRPVISLTTNGIGLDRLAGPLREAGLDRVNVSLDSLDPTRFTELTRRPRLDAVLAGLAGAVAAGLAPVKINSVLMRGVNDGEAPELLRFALRHGYQLRFIEQMPLDAQHGWDRSTMITAEEILAALRAEFTLLPDPAERGGAPAETWLVQGWTDATGRPARVGVIGSVTRPFCGDCDRTRLTADGQVRNCLFATDESDLRAALRGGASDDELAERWRVAMWGKRAGHGIDDPTFLQPARPMSAIGG
- a CDS encoding GNAT family N-acetyltransferase gives rise to the protein MGSRYENVAATAIRPYRPADHRAGRRLWAELAEQHRELYEDPTFGGTDPGAAFEEYLTRLDLSGVWVAERGDAGVVGLVGLIMDGRDGRVEPVVVTARLRGQGIGRALLDQVAEEARRRGLARLTVKPQSRNVEALRCLRGAGYDVLSAIELTVELRPRSGARRDPIELHGQQFHT
- a CDS encoding metallophosphoesterase, which codes for MIGVLGFVGTLALVTGLIHLYLWKRLVRDTTRPGRWRRAGGVTVLVLALLTPATLVGTRQGFYWLAWPGYLWLAVMFYLLVLLAVLEIPMLVARLALRRRIRAVVPAATPVGVESEGALTGGVGGTDVAPGGVAGTDIGATPAPAPAPAPDHDPGRRLLLARSAAIFAGLTATGVVGYGVRTALGPPQIDRVRIPLAKLPRSMDGLRIATVSDIHIGPLTGRAHTERIVATINRLDADLVAVVGDLVDGTVGELGPAAAPLRDLRSRYGSFFVTGNHEYYSGVEEWVVELDRIGLRVLQNRREEILARGGALDLAGVNDPAGEGLGFATGPDFDAALGGRDPSRPVVLLAHQPINVHEAARHGVDLQLSGHTHGGQIVPFNLVVGLQQPVVSGHATIDGTQLYVTNGAGFWGPPVRVGAPPQVTLVELRSP
- a CDS encoding fructosamine kinase family protein gives rise to the protein MDLAYLREHPGQLPLFLTHQRIRETPVPGGDICTATRLTLDDGNSVFAKSWPEGAAEAVPENFFATEAAGLRWLRAAGAVPVPEVIAALPELLALEWVEPGEATPAASARFGAELAALHRAGADTFGADWPGFVGALPQDNTPSAGPWPVWFGEHRLVPYLRQSVDNGALSAAEVTLVELVISRIDGYGGAEPPARIHGDLWPGNLLWGADGRAWLVDPAAHGGHRETDLAQLALFGGAPHLETIVDAYQEVWPLADGWRERVPVHQLHLLLVHTALFGAAYRDAVGRAARAALSV
- a CDS encoding DUF397 domain-containing protein, which produces MDLTDAAWRKSTRSTPNGGDCVEVADNLPGRVLVRDSKDRDGGNLAFTPTAWHAFVAGITHRR
- a CDS encoding MoaD/ThiS family protein, whose translation is MTVDSTPTLVVRYFAAARAAAGVPEETVPGGGSLDQLAGELVDRHGERLATVLKMASFLVDGVTWHDRQAPLPVGATVDVLPPFAGG
- a CDS encoding UvrD-helicase domain-containing protein codes for the protein MSPLRAAPADGSPSAAVPFVADLHIHSKYSRACSRDLTMPNLAWWARRKGISLLGTGDFTHPAWYEHLRETLHPAEPGLYRLSPEAERDIARRLPPRLASVAEASPMRYMLSVEISTIYKRDDRTRKVHHLIYLPDLDAVARFNATLGRIGNIGSDGRPILGLDSRDLLEITLEASPDGYLVPAHIWTPWFSALGSKSGFDAIADCYADLAEHIFAVETGLSSDPEMNWRVSSLDRYRLVSNSDAHSPPALAREATLFATDLDYYAVREALRTGDGLAGTIEFFPEEGKYHADGHRLCGVNWEPQRTREAGGRCPECGKPLTVGVLSRVEDLADRPDGHRPANAPQVTHLIQLAEILGEINSVGPKSKTVEGQLNTLVAGLGAELDILTVTPVDEIRRVGGEPLAEAITRLRRGEVRRIPGYDGEYGVITLFEPGELSSGSGGGGRGGAGQAETLFADALFDVPVPRQRPPAEPKAPARPARSTAPTPATPAEPRRRTRAAAPPAEPAPPLAPPPSPHEPFEPMLAGMEEVGTGLLDRLDAMQRVAASAPGGPLLIVAGPGTGKTRTLTHRIAYLCAELNVYPEHCLAITFTRRAAEELRHRLDGLLGPVAEDVTVGTFHSLGLTILRENARAAGLPENFRIADDTERATARAEAGDDDATYVKLLRGQDLVDLDELVGLPVALLRDDPELVERYRDRWRWIFVDEYQDVDATQYELLRLLSPADGNLCAIGDPDQAIYSFRGADVAYFLRFSQDFVDARLVRLTRNYRSSAPILAAAVQAIAPSTLVRGRRLDPARLDPEAPLVGRYPAASVADEADFVVRTVDELVGGLSHRSLDSGRIDGRNTDVSFSDIAVLYRTDAQAAPILDALARANIPVQKRSHNRLRDRPGVSVIARELRHADGLGGSVAARVRLAGQVLAERHATPTLDATGGIGPDDIWTAADLLTPLARRCGDDLELFLSQLGTGAEVDALDPRAEAVTLLTLHAAKGLEFPVVFLPGCEDGLLPLRWPGSTPTEEEVAEERRLFFVGLTRAQDRLYLSHVSRRLRHGQERDCVPSPFLDAIDAGLFERLGDNVPRRPKDRQLRLL